A region of the Mangifera indica cultivar Alphonso chromosome 10, CATAS_Mindica_2.1, whole genome shotgun sequence genome:
GCGGTACTGCAGAGAAATTTCCAGAAAATCAGACCGACTACAATGAATAAATGGTGTAAGTTTGATGGATGAATTAGAGATCACATCATCAGCAAAATACTTCTAAATAATTACCTTAATGAATCCAATTTCCTTGGCATTGCTTCGGAAGCACTGTCTGCAGCACATGAGCCCATACTTCCTGATCAACCCATGTGGGTTCCCACATACCCGGCTATagaataaaataagagaaaataatcaaaaggCATTATTCTTCAAATTGAGAGTGATAAGTGATATACTAACAAATATGCCAATTATTCCTTGAATCTTCTGCCAATACCTTTATATGGAAGAATAATGCAAAAATGATGCTTAAcctgataaattaataaatttaccAAGAAAATACAGAATAGCAAACTTTATAAATAGAATAACATACACAAAGCATCAAGTAGAACTCTAGTTACCCATACCAAGAACAATCCACAAACAGAATTTGTCATCCAAAAAGGTTGAGGCCACACATCTATAGAGATGACAGTTTTACCCTAGAAACCGGGTCCTCACCTCACCCAGCCCCGTATGGGGAAAAGATTCCCTAAAATATGGGAGGATGGGGATGGGAACCAAAATAAATCCCAGCAAAAGGGAACAGGACAGATATCTCCCCACCGCACCTAAGCTAAACACAATCGTATACCTTTCTTGGCAAAAACaatgtgaaattattattatactgTTTTTTCACacgtgaaattgaaattgatatttGCATTTTTATTCGATTAATTAAATAACCACCTATATATATTTGAgcttcaatatattttttttttccattctctcttttctctcctaaaattaatttaacaatacACAGCTGGTCAAAGCTCAGGAGGGTGCAGTTTGGCACAATGAGTAATCAGAAGCAGGGATGACCTCCCAGCACCAGTCCAGTCAAACCAAAAAACCTACAGCATCTGCTGCCGGGGATGAATATTTCCCTGAGGGTAGGAATGGGGATTCCCTATCATCACCATAGTGGGTCTGGGGATTGGAAAATTTGGCCCGGCCTTGTTGCCATTTCTACACATCAGCGACTAATAATAAACGAACCAGTTGTTATCTTAAAAAGTGCAAGTCTATTCAATTTGGGGagtgaattatttaatttatacattataaattaacttcaaatattcaatttacaACTAAATGCAACCTCAACATTAAGAAATCAATCTCACAttgaacaataaattaaaaaaataaaactaatgaaCCCCTATATTAGCACTTAAGCAGAAGCTGAGCCTCGACTTAATCAGGAAACTGAAAATCAATCTTAATCACTAATACCACAAACTAACAATCAtactttcataaaaaaaataataacaatacataggaaaaaaaaaaggattagaTCATACGCAATATTTGTATCAGAGAAACCAATTGTCATTTTCAGTTCTTcgattaaacaataaaaaatcatcaacaaacaaACGGATTTCAACAGAGCACATATATGAGTTCTCATTACAGCAGAATATACATATGGGAATTCTCATATTCTTAATCTGAACGACAACAACACGAATACAATTCTTACCAAGTACGAGAACCAGGCCCGTAGTTCTTGGGGTGAGAATTCCAAACGTTGGAGTGACCCATGATTAGCTCTAGCTTCTTCAAGAGAGTCGAGGGCTGCTGCGCAGAGAACTACAAATTGAAAACCCTGGAAAATTGCTGAGTAGATATAGGTCTGAAAAAAAGTGAATATTTATAGCGATGTCACAAACCCTAGATTTCTATTGTGAACATGGTGCGTATTACGCATACTGATAATATGACGTGGCTTGTAATTGTTAATGGGCCGATCTAAGGGTATAGAAATAGCCGTACCTCGCTTTTGTCATCCAAGCCAGCCCAAATAGCTCAGCCCGTTGGTTGACACGACATGGTCCATAAGCATCttgcaaattaaaattatcatttgagtttaaattaaaattataaactaataacATTGTAACCAATCTCTCTTAATCTTATAAATACGAAGGATTGGTTGAAGGAAGAGGGGGAGACAAAGAGAGCTAACAATAGAGAGAAGTCAGATATCTAATATGTCCTAAATTAGGTGAGGACAGTTTCCAATACCGTATCCGAAATTGAGTCATTCTTCAAAAGTAATTAATATCATAACCgtgatgtaaatttttaaacatcGGATCAatccatattaaaaaataaattcatatccAACTTTTTCtttgcatatattttatatcactataatcaatattaaaatttattaatagattttcattataatactatgtatacaaataatcacatgataatatatcattgtttgtatttattatttatatacatagttttattgttaaacacTGCACAAAGCTCTATTAGATAAATTACAGTTGATTATAtaacttaatatatttattaattacctcTTTGTTAAAAGTTACAGTATAAAACTTCAAACGTTTTAATAGTTTGTTGATATAATACTTGAATTGAGACACAAAGTCACTAGTTCAAACAACAAACAAGCTCTCAAATTACTCAAGTTCAAGCTCGAATCGACAATAACTGAGCCAAACATGACTCAGCTCATTTGCAGCCCTATGCATGAGGGATCAAGTGATCAGCCTTACAAAAATCCTTCCATTTCAAATTACCATGCCAACCAACATAAGCTAATTTATCAAAGTTACAATTCTATAAACGTAACATATAATTGATGTACAGTTTTATCAATCTGGTCGACGTTACTTgagtttttcattaaatttttttaattggtatttggctattttaatatttgtctATTACCAAAATTTTGTAGCTCCCTGTACATCGCATGTCCGTTGCTCACAGTCCAGCTTACCCCACCTTGCATCAACTCGCTCACAGGGGAAAACCAGTTTGCCTAAGCTGTTTAAATCACCCAACGTTAACACTAATAAGTGACTCAGTTGAAATACAGTTCAGGTTTATAATATGGTATACACCTTcaatttagaaaaacaaaagtttatcAGCAAGAAAATAGAGACAGAGTTACCTTCTATTAACCACATTATGCACATGACATAACCACTGAGAGAACTCAGAATGAGATCCGGCCTGTACAGGATTTGCTCTGTCATAGGGGATTCAAACATGCGTCCGTCAGTATTTGAAAAAGAAGGTAAAAGGGATCATTtatattagagtaatattata
Encoded here:
- the LOC123227174 gene encoding 40S ribosomal protein S29-like, producing MGHSNVWNSHPKNYGPGSRTCRVCGNPHGLIRKYGLMCCRQCFRSNAKEIGFIKYR